GACATTGAGAGATATAGCAGTTGAACCTTTCCCATgcttctccaaagccttcaaGATTACTTTGATGAAATCCAAAGATTTCATTCCttagcttagcagttcttgaagtagagaagaacttggtgaggaaagctttcttgcactcatcccatgTGGTGATTAAATCTCTTGAAAGGCTCTTCTCCCATGTGTGAgctttgtctcccaaagagaatgGAAACAACCTTAGCTTGAATGCATCTTCAGAGACACCATTGATCTTTGTAGTTCCACACAGCTTATCAAAGTTATCCAAGTGGTCTAGTGGATCCTCTAAGGCaagaccatgatacttgttgctCTGGATCATGTTTATCAAGcttgatttgatctcaaagttgttgttttccacagctggtgctctaATGCCAGCTCTATGCCCATGGATATTGGGCTCATCATCGGTTCCAATAGCTCTAGCTTGGCGATGTTGGTGTTGTGGCCTAAGGTTGTCAGCTCCTTGGCCATTACCTTCTCCATCTTGAGGTTGATTCTGATGTTGATCCATCACAAACCCCAATCTGTCTAAGTGAgcatgttgctcttcttctcttctactcCTTGCAATCTCCCTTTCAAGTGCTTtaatgtcttcaactcttggaactacGTCTGTTGGGCCTCTGCTCCGCAAGTTCATGCACCTGAGATACAAAAGGCTAGGAAAGAGAATAAGtaactatatataagaaaataagatttagtctcaagcaagaacaaaatctcaatgtcaaaatcaacttagaattggcaacggcgccaaatttgaaatggacttttcaagggtccaataatcaaatcatcatAGTAATTAAGATGTCAATCTATTTCTAAGAGTTTTGAATCAAAGAGAATTCAGGTTTTCAATTAAGCTAAATGCAATCAATAAGATGAGTGGTTTCAATCAATCTAACAGGTTTCTAAAGCAACTAAACAACAACTTTCAATCAATTGGAATAAGGAGGAATCATGGGCATGGGATTTTGATTTCAGATGACTAAGattaaatctaaaatggcaaggtttcaatcaacacattcccctaagtctagatatcaattctaagcaagttctCTTCCAAGATAAAAGCTCATTTACTCtcatgatcaaacatcaaattcctttggtttgtgtcaatcaagcaatcattaAGGATAGATCATTCAACTTTCCTAACTCCCCTAGcatcaaatccctttggtagGGTAAGCTAAGAGCTTGACGAGTTGGCTCAAACATTTCATCGAATACCTTCCGGAcaatgaaatgtctagagtTCTAAACCAGAATGGCCAACTCAAGCttagcattaagatcactcaatcaagcaaggAAACACATTAATCTACTCTAAACATTCTAGATCATCAGTTAATCATCCTAAatcatcctaacccatgaatccaaagatgactactcactcatAATCATGGTAAACACTAGATCATTAGTTGATCTAAATTTAAACATGATTAATGGTCAAAGTAATCAAGCAAAGataagaaattatgatcaagattagatctttcacccaaaagtggcttttgaatagatagaaaacaagatcaGATCCTAACATTAGgtttagagagtatttataTGACTTCTAAAACCTAGTGGGCTCAGTCAACAACCTGAAAGgcccaaataaaacataaatttttgatcagaagaagagaaacgCGTGCGGGTTGATGAAGTCACTCCACCAGCTCGCTCTGCTTCCAGAGCGGGTGCCTCAcctcgctccgagaggtcgcttcggctctctgcttcatttcttcataTTGCGCGCGGGTTGATGACCTCGCTCCGTCTTGGTCGCTCCGGCTCTCGAAAATTGTCGACGAGAGGTTGAGTTCGGAGCGGGTACCTCACCTCGCTCTGGGACGTCGCTCCAATCGCTTTGTCCGCAACTCCATATGGCGCGCGGGTTACTGAGGTCGCTCCACTGCCCGCTCCAGCTTCAAAGTTCGTCGACCAAGATGCATCGCTCAGAGCGGGTGCCGAACCCTGTTGTGGGATGTCGTGCTGCCTTTGTTTCGTCTGGAGCGGGTGTCGTAGGTCGCTCCCATTGCCCGCTCCGGTGCTCTACTCGCTCAAACAACACTTTCCACTCCCTTTTTTGATCCCAAATGCTTCCAAGTACATCCAAGAACTCCAATGgacactccaacacctgataaagacttatgcaatgcaaaaaggaaactaaagtgCATAATCCCTAATCTAAATGACCTAAACATGCTAGAATGAAgagttaaaacaatgcaaatgtGCAAGATATCAATGAGAAGATATATAACGATGGCTAGTGATGACGATAAATCTGTCCATATTGATAGGGTTAGATCATCAGTTCTGGATGCAGAGAAGGACCCTATCAAGCCGAAGACGGTCCTAAGACTGGAGGCGATGCCAAAATTTACGAAGGATCTAGACAAAGGGAAAGGTGTGGTGTTTGACTTTGACCTGAATTCAGAGGCTCAAACAAAAGATAATGATGGAGGAAAAGAGAAACTCATGGGATCAGCCATTAGAGCTAACAAGATGGCTAATTCGTTCCAGCAGTGTGAAGAACGGGATCTAAGGGAAGCATTGAGCAGGAGCAGATTGGAGGGATCTTTTTCGACTACGTCTGACCCTAAAATGATCGTGCCTGTCAAAACCGTCCAGAAGCAGACTAGTTCTCTTTTGGTTGGCCACTCTACGGAATATGGTTCCACTTCTTCTGAAGCTAGACCATCCGGGGGGCCCCAAAATAGTACTAAGATTCGAAGAAGACCTTATATTCGCAAAAGACAAGAGCAGAAGAAGCCCTCAGCTAACATTCTTCGTGAACTTTATGGGAGCGAAGCAGCGAAGGAGAGGAGTGGAGTTAAGAGAAAGGGAGTGGGGGAGGTTTTCTCGGAGGAAGAAATCGCAAGGCGTAAGGAAGCAAGGGTGATCCCCCATGTGGGATCGCCGATGTCTTAATGAGCATAATAAGCTGGAATTGTCAGGGATTGGGACTCCCTCAAGACCTGACAATTTCTCGCCTCAGGGAATTGCGTAAAAAACATTTCCCTGAGGTGTTGTTTTTTATGGAGACTATGAATAGTAGAAATGTATTAGTAGACTTACAAGTTTGGTTAGGGTATGACCGGGTCGTTACTGTAGAACCAGTGGGTCATGCGGGAGGTCTTGCAGTTTTTTGGAAGAAGTCTGTAAATATTGACTTTAAGCTTGTAAGCAAGAACTTGATAGATTGTATAATACAGTATGAGGATGTGTCCTTTTGTGCTTCTTGTGTATATGGTCCCTCTGATCTCAAGAGCAGGTTGGTTTTATGGGAACGTTTGAGTCGGATTGGTGTAAATAGAAGGGATAGTTGGTGTGTGTTTGGGGATTTTAATGACATATTGCACAATGGGAAAAAAGGAGGGGTTTGGAGATCAGATGAGTCATTTGTTCCGTTTAATCAAATGGTGGAAGCTTGTAAACTGGAGGAGCTACCTAGTCATGATAATGTATTCACTTGGGGAGGACAAAGGTACAACCACTAGATACAATCTAGACTGGATCGGTGCTTTGGTAACAAGGCTTGGTTTGATCAGTTCCCTTGCTCTAATCAGTTCTTTTTGGATAAGAGAGGATCAGATCACCGGCCTGTTTTCATTAACCTCATCGAGTCTCAAGAGGCATATAGAGGTTGGTTCAAGTTTGATAGGAGGCTCTTGGAGGTGGAAGGTGTTAGAGACAACGTGATCAATGCCTGGGATTTTGGGGGCTCTACTGGTAATGGAACGATCTTCGTTCGTCTCAATGCTTGTAGGAAGTCTCTGAGTGTCCTCAAGAAACAAGTCAACCCTAATGCTCGGGACAGGATTTCTCAAGCGGAATATGCTTTTGAGCAGGAGCAATCATCAAACTCCCCATCTACTTGGCGTATTAACTTTCTCAAGAGAGAGTTGGTGAGAGCATATAGAGATGAGGAAACGTATTGGTGGTAGAAGAGTAAAGAAAAATGGCTCCATGGAGGTGACAAGAACACAAGGTTCTTCCACAATTCTGTTAGAGCATCCAAGGCTAGGAATGGTATTGAGAAGCTGGCGAATGCAAATGGTGTAGATGTGTTTTCAGAGGCTGCTAAGGGAGAAGTTGCGGTGGAGTTCTATACAAATTTGTTCAAATCTTCTAATCCTCCACCGTTCAGTACATGGTTTCAAGGGATGGCGCCTCGAGTGACAGCTCATATGAATGATCAGCTTACGCAACCGGTCTCCGCAACAGAGGTGAAAGAAGCTGTTTTTTCAATCAACCCAGCGAAAGTGTCTAGACCTGATTGGATGTCCGCCTTTTTCTTTCAAAAGTTCTGGCCTAATATTGAGAAGCAGGTGGTAATGGAGGTTCAGGAGTTCTTTGTTTCTGGAGTGCTTCCGAAGGAGTGGAATTATACGCATTTATGCCTTATTCCGAAAATCCCTGATCCAAAAACAATCTCTGATTTGAGACCAATCAGCTTATTCTCGGTAATATACAAGGCTGTCTCTAAGATCATGGTGAGAAGGTTAAAGCATTGGATGCCTGAGTTGGTTTTCTCGACCCAATCTGCGTTTGTTTCAGAGAGGTTGATTTCAGACAATATTACCATTGCTCATGAACTGCTTCATTCACTGCAATCCTCATATCAGTTTGCTTCGGAGTACATGGTGGTTAAGACTGATATGTCGAAAGCGTACGATCGTGTAGAATGGAGTTATCTAAGAGCGCTGATGGAGGCAATGGGGTTCGATGTAAGATGGATAAATTGAGTTATCAGCTGTGTTTCTCCGTCACATACTATATCTTAATAAATGATCAACCGCATGGCCTTGTAACTCCGCAGAGGGGATTACGTCAGGGAGATCCCTtgtctccctttctctttgttctctgtgcGGAAGGCTTGGCTCACCTACTCAATAAGGCGCAGGATGATGGAAGAATAACAGGAATGAAGTTCGGTGAGAGAGGACCTTCAGTGCACCACTTGCTGTTTGCAGATGATTGCTTGTTTGCTTGCAAAGCTAACGATGATCAGAGTGATGCATTAGGGTGTCTACTGCAGAGATATGGGCAAGTTACAGGGTAGATGATCAATAAGGTAAAGTCCTCAATCACTTTTGGGAAGAAGGTCCCTCAAGAGAAAAGAACTCGTGTTAAACAGAAGCTGGGCATCCTCGCAGAAGGTGGAGACTCCAAATAGTTGGGATTACCAGAGAGTTTAAAGGGCTCAAAGATACCTTTGTTCTCATACATCAAGGAGAGAATGAGTAAGAAGATCTCTGGATGGCATGCAAGAACGCTTTCTCAAGGAGGCAAGGAGGTGATGATTAAGTCTGTTGCTTCTGTTCTTCCGGTGTCAGCAATGTCTTGTTATAAATTGCCTAAGACAATTTGCTCCAATCTTGTCAGTGCAATTGCAAACTTCTGGTGGAGCTCTGTTGAACACAAAAGGAAAATACATTGGTTAAGTTGGGACAAAATGTGTTTGCCTAAAGAGAGTGAAGGAATGGGATTTAAAAACTTAGAGTGTCTAAACCAAGCTTTTGCTGGCCAAGCAATCATGGAGGCTAATTCATTTTGAGGATTGTCTTATGGCCAAGGTATTGAAGGCGAAATATTTTGAGAATACTGATATCATGAATGCTCCTTTGGGTGCTAAACCGTCATACGCCTGGAGGAGCATACTTCATGGTAGGGAACTTCTGGAGAAAGGCCTTAAACGCTCGGTGGGTAATGGGAGAAGTCTTATGGTTTGGACAGATTGTTGGTTGGAAGATGAGGATGGAGCCTGCAGACCACCTTTCAGAAGACAAAGATCTTTTAATGTTAACTTGAAAGTCTCGGACCTGATTGATCTGCAGACCAGAAGATGGGATGAAAGGATGATGCGGGAGATCTTTGTGCCTGGAGACATTCATATCCTCAGAAAGAATCAACCAGTGGTATCTGATCAAGACTCATGGATCTGGAAGCTTACTAGGAACGAGGTATACTCTGTGAAGTCAGGGTACGACCTTGCTTTCTTGTTACACAATCAAGAGTTGCTAGAAGATCAGAATGCCAGACCTTCTCTGAATCCGCTTAAAGCTCAGGTTTGGAATGTTAAAGCTCCTTCGAAGATTAAGGTGTTTATATGGAAATCGTTGTCAGGAGCGATTGCGGTTAATGATGGGCTGAATGCACGTGGAATGCGGTGTGATAATTTATGCCAAATCTGTGGTATGGATGGCGAGTCGATCAACCACGTTCTGTTTGCGTGCACTTTGGCTAGAAAAATATGGGCAATTTCGGGGTTTCCTTCTCCACCTGGGGGTTTTGATGTGGACTCagtgtttcaaaatgtaagctACTTATTAAGAGTGTGGAAAGACCAAAGATGTGACGTTGGTTTAACGAGAGTGTTTCCATGGATTCTGTGGTATCTGTGGAAAAATAGAAATTCCCTTCTATTTGATGGTTTCACATATGAAGGGGAACAAGTTTTTGGGAAAGCAAGAGAGGCATCTGAGCTTTGGTACTTAGCTCAAGATTTGGAGAATGATGATGAAGGGAGAGGTAATGGTGGGTTATGTATTAGGGATACGACTTGGATGGCTCCACCTTGGGATGTTGTTAAGTGTAACATCGGAGTCTTTTGGTCAAAAAAGACGAAGATCTTGGGTGCGTCTTGGGTTGTTAGGGATCATCGGGGTGTGGTGCTGCTTCATAGTCGTTGCTCCTTTGGATTGGTGGGGACTAATTAAGGACGAGGCGTTCTTTATCAGTGTTGTGTGGGCTATGGAAAGTATGGCAAGTCATAGATGTCTGAAGGTTCACTTTTCATTTGAAAGACCAGAATTGGTGAATGCTATCAATAGGCCAAAGGCGTGGCCTTCCTTCAAATCTAAAGTGACACAAATCAGAGCAATACTGGAGAATTTTTTGGTGTGGAAAGGTATATGCCGAACCGTTTGAAGCTAATAGGGGCGCTAGACTCATTGCAAAGAGTGGCATGAAGATAGGTGGTTTCAGTCTTATATTGCACAAGGTAACTTACCCCTATTggctttcaaattttttttttgatagggAGGCTTTTCGTGTGTGAAGTTAGCTCTCTTGTAATGTTTCTGCTTCTGTACTTTACCAGCCTTtggctttaatgaaatattcagatggaaaaaaaaaaaaacgttacgACCCACATATGATTCTTGGAGATTGCCAAAAGGCAAAAACACATGATCCAAGAAACTCTTTTCCCCATTCAGATTTTCCTTTCCAAATAACCTTTTTGTGTGTATCAAATAAATGAAAGTCAAAAGTATACGAATATTTTCACTTATATCCTCTCacctttaatttttattcatagATAGTTATGCATACCTTAACGTTTTCGtactttttttaatatgacCCGCACATACACAAGTTCCCATTCTTAACGTCTTCAACGTCCTCGCGaattaacgtttttttttttatcacaaactttcattaaataaaaaagtgTTAGGTGGGAGCCATAAAAGGTTCACCTACAAACAGAGCGTCTTTTGCCAATTTATCGGCTTCAACATTTTGATATCTAGGGATCCAATTAAAGGAAAGGGATTCAAAGTAAAGTAAGAAGATACTCCCTCTATTCTTGAAAGTAGAATtttctagatttattttttgttccaaaatgatagattttctaaaattttaaggtatttttagtagttaatgttgaaaagttgtatacttttaagaaacattaattgaaaatatttgaattggttgaatactattggttgatatttattggaaatgtatagtaaaataaataaaaaattcaattgtaaaaagttaattgttttcttaatatgcgtgaatactctagaaaatcCTTCTTTCAGGACCAGAAAGGGTAATAAACAGATGTCTGAGACGACGCCATAGACAACTCATCAACATAACGTTTATTTATGAGTACAACGACTCGAAAATAAGCACACTGACGTGTTACGGCcaaattctatataaatatgttcacattatatactattttatgagtttttaatataaaactcacataccGGATTCCACAGATTATACAAAGGCTCTATATAGAAGGACAATTTGCAAAAAAATCACTAATGTTTAgccaattttatttttacttaattttattttaaattttttattttttatgtgttattttgaataaaaatgtcTTTTAATGTTAATTAACGGTATCTTTATATATCTATCAACcacatttatatacttttacatatacatatatgtgcaCATTGACGTAAGCACATATATAACTAAATCTTCGCTACATGTGAGGATTCTAAAtttcttgaaagttgaaatattatttttaatacttcctTTCACCATCGACCAAATtgtacataaataaaaaaatttcttcaacTAATATctagatttgatttgattttgcaTGCGtttagaaattataatataaaaccattggttcgacatcagAACTCTCTAAAATTCATCTAACATgaaatcaaacaaataataatagtttttggTTATCACCGGAAAAATTAAAATCCTCAATcattttaaccgaacaaaccaaaataaatatggatttagaatggtggTTATAATTTTaagagattaaaaacaaaaacaacctaaaatcaaaccgatatccagattaaataGATTTCAtgtcttcttatcttaaaataataaaattaataatctcaTTCTACGCGAGACGCGTGTTATTACCTAGCAGTTTAGTAATCGTGCAGCCTCCATTAACTAAGCCGTACATATAGCTAAATGTACACCAAATAACCCTTCTCTCCCAAGAAGCCATCTTACTTCGCCTCGAAACTATCTCCAAGAGGACCAAGGCTAAGTATTAAATTACCAGTTTTATAGTTCTCATCTTATGATTTTATCCTATCAAAGATTCAAAACCCTTAAACCTGTCTCCCCCAAGAAGCAACAGTGAGTGCACGCTTACGAGGCAGTTGCTCCCCCACACTTCCTCCACTCTCCAACCTACACGTGTCACACCCTTTCCACATGCACAAACTCACACACAAATTCATGCATGCGTATATAATACATTCTTATTGTTAGAGCCTTAGaggaaagaagagagagatatgGAGAGAACAGAAGCCTTGACGTCATCGTTTATATGGAGGCCAAACGCAAACGCAGAGATAACTCTGAGCTGTCCAAGATGTGGATCCTCCAACACGAAGTTTTGTTACTACAACAACTATAGCCTCACTCAGCCACGCTACTTCTGCAAAGGCTGCCGCAGATATTGGACCAAAGGTGGCTCCCTCCGGAACGTGCCCGTAGGCGGTGGCTGCCGCAAATCCCGCCGTCCCAAATCCTCCTCGGGTAACACTAAAACCGGCCTAACCGCTAACTCTTACAATTCCGGTGGTGGCGCACCAAACATAGATCTTGCTCTTGTTTACGCCAATTTCTTGAACCCAAAGCCTGACGAACACAAACTTCAAGAAAACTGCGACACAGATTTTCTAGTCGATGAACCTGCCGGCGCTTCGATGGAACCCTTATGGAGTATGGACATCGATCAtggacatcatcatcatcactatgAACATCAGGTGGAACGCATTGTGGAGGAATGTGGTTACAATGG
The window above is part of the Brassica napus cultivar Da-Ae chromosome C8, Da-Ae, whole genome shotgun sequence genome. Proteins encoded here:
- the LOC106424906 gene encoding dof zinc finger protein DOF3.5-like: MERTEALTSSFIWRPNANAEITLSCPRCGSSNTKFCYYNNYSLTQPRYFCKGCRRYWTKGGSLRNVPVGGGCRKSRRPKSSSGNTKTGLTANSYNSGGGAPNIDLALVYANFLNPKPDEHKLQENCDTDFLVDEPAGASMEPLWSMDIDHGHHHHHYEHQVERIVEECGYNGLPPFPGEELMSIDTSGVWSDALLNGHNHVDVGGVTPAQIVQDPVVHFADESSDSTNLLFGSWSRFDFSVDG
- the LOC106363472 gene encoding uncharacterized protein LOC106363472, with the protein product MASDDDKSVHIDRVRSSVLDAEKDPIKPKTVLRLEAMPKFTKDLDKGKGVVFDFDLNSEAQTKDNDGGKEKLMGSAIRANKMANSFQQCEERDLREALSRSRLEGSFSTTSDPKMIVPVKTVQKQTSSLLVGHSTEYGSTSSEARPSGGPQNSTKIRRRPYIRKRQEQKKPSANILRELYGSEAAKERSGVKRKGVGEVFSEEEIARRKEARVIPHVGSPMS